The proteins below come from a single Mercenaria mercenaria strain notata chromosome 3, MADL_Memer_1, whole genome shotgun sequence genomic window:
- the LOC123525578 gene encoding uncharacterized protein LOC123525578 codes for MADSFFLVIAVTTFALGIVLFLVSISSTSWQGLDGGVTISLWKVCYRLHVDKSWMCNSWHEIPDFVRSAQAFCIISLLCCIVCSIILIAAFVLRCLHRSKLALIVLSLLTFTSACMIAMAVIVMGMKGRDYLLEMKQDDEKKFKFFLKGIIISGYYEIGWALILAIVASLINYISFGFFLLEYKDMTDMREPRPTKV; via the exons ATGGCGGACTCGTTTTTCCTTGTGATTGCTGTGACGACGTTTGCCCTTGGAATAGTGCTATTCCTTGTGTCAATATCAAGCACATCTTGGCAAGGGTTAGATGGAGGGGTAACTATATCACTCTGGAAAGTTTGTTACAGACTTCATGTCGACAAATCTTGGATGTGCAATTCATGGCATGAAATACCAG attttgtcCGTTCTGCGCAAGCGTTTTGCATCATATCCTTACTGTGTTGTATTGTATGCAGTATCATATTAATCGCCGCCTTTGTTCTACGATGTCTACACCGGTCAAAACTAGCACTCATTGTTCTATCATTACTCACGTTTACATCAG CGTGTATGATAGCGATGGCGGTAATTGTAATGGGGATGAAAGGCCGGGACTATCTTCTCGAGATGAAACAAGACGATGAGAAAAAGTTCAAATTCTTTCTTAAAGGGATAATAATCTCGGGATACTACGAGATCGGCTGGGCCTTAATTCTTGCAATAGTAGCGTCTCTTATTAATTACATCAGTTTCGGGTTCTTTCTACTTGAGTATAAGGATATGACAGATATGAGAGAACCACGGCCGACTAAAGTGTAA